CGGTAGGTGGCCCACGAGGGACCGGCGCCCCGGCTCACTTCCTGGAGGCAATCCCCGAGGCGGATCCGGGACAGGGGACAAGGCGCTGCTGCCCGGACGACTCGACCGGTCACGGCTGCCGGAACCGCTTGAGGGCGCGGTTGACGCCGTCGAGGTCGAAGGCCCAGGGATCGAAGGCCCCGCCGACCCACTCCAGCATCTCCGCGTGCTCGGTATGCTTTGGATTCGAGATGGCCGCGAGGAACTCGACGTAGCCGGGGTATCCGCCGCAATCTTCCGGCGGGCAGGCGTGCTGCCCGGCGAGGCAGACCGGATAGCGCTGGCCGGGCTGCGGCGCGACGATCTTCTCGACGAGGAGGTCGTGCTGCCAGTCGTCGCCGAAGTCGTAGACGTACACTAAGCGGGCCTTCTCGCGAGTCGCCACGTCGCACAGCCGGGCGCTGCGCTCGGACACCACCGGCGGGCCTTCCCACTCGTCAGACGGGGTCCCGTAGTGCCGCCCGCGCACGATGTACTCGTGGAGGTGGGAGTCGGTCCAGCCCATGACCCGCTGGATCCCCCGGTGGAGCCGGGCGAGCGTGTAATCCCCCGGAACCTGGAAGCGCCGCCAGATCAGCGGGCGGAGGCCCTTGAGCGTGATCTTCAGCTGGTAGATCGGGCCGGCGATCACGGTCGGAGGGCGATCCTTCACGCGTCTACATACCCACAGACGCTGGTCGGCTCGGGGATGGCGAGCCCATCCTCCCGGAGGCCATCCACGTGGAACCGGATCGCCTCCCGGATGTTCTGCTTGGCCTCTTCCTTCGTGGCGCCGGTGGCGACGCACCCAGGGAGGTCGGGCACGTACGCGGAGAAATTCGCCTCGGCCTTCTCGATGACCACCGCGTAGCGCATCGCATGGTGTCCCTTCACCCCAGGGGCTCGATGAACTCGGCCACGTCCAGCCCTGCGTGAAGCAGGAGACGGCCCGACACCGACGGGAGCTTGGTCATACGGCTACGACCCATGCCTCGAAACGCTCCTCGGGAACTGGGAGATGGTCCTCTTCGAGCACTTCGATATACCCGCTGATTGCCTCCTTGATGTTGGCAATCGCCTCCGCCTTGGTCCGACCCTGGCTCACGCAGCCAGGCAGGCTCGGGCACTCGACCACCCAGTAGCCATCCTCCCCCCGGAAGACAATCACTTGCCTCACTGCATCACCCCCCTCCATCTCGCGCGCGCTCCTCCGCTGGCCGTTCAACAAGATAACATCCGCACCGGGCCTGAGCCCGCCACGTCGAAGCGATGCCTCAGGCGGCGAAGAGGCGCTCCTTGGTCTCGTGCAGGATGTCGGCGGGCTTGCCGAGGGTCTTGAGGGCAGCCAGGCCCCCGGCGCGGACCACGTCGGGCGTCTCGAAGACCTCCGGGCTCTCGAGGCCGTCGGTGCCGGCGCGGGCGAACTGGACGGTCAGGGCCTTGAGGGTAGCCGCCGCCTTCGGTGGCAAGCTGGCGAGCCAGGGGCGGTGCTTGTGGCCGAAGGCCTCGGCGCGGTCGGGCCGCGTCCGCGGTGCGAGGCCGTAGCCCAGCTCGCCGAGCACGTCGTAGAGGTCGTAGTCGGCCATCTCCTCGAGCGCGCGCACGAGGAACGCGGAGCGGCCGGCATCGGGCAACCGGCCCAGCAGCTCCTGGCGCTTGGGCGGATTGATCCAGCGGGCCCGGAAGGTGTCGAGCGTCGGCGCCTCCTCGACGAGCCGCCGCGCCAGCCGCTCCTTGTACTCCTCCACCGTCACCGGCATGGCCTTGCCGTCCACCTGGGTGACGATGTAGCGCCCGGCGTCGGTCACCCGCACGTCGAAGCCCTCGACCAGGAGCGTCCGCTCCGGCGGCCCCGGCGGCTCCACAAGCCCCGTGCTCGCGGCAGGCTTGCGAGCCGGGGTGAAGCGGCTCCTGAACTCCTCGCCGAAGAGACGGGTGGCATCCGTGTAGTCGTAGACGCGGAACATGAGCTTGCCCGACGGCG
This genomic stretch from Candidatus Rokuibacteriota bacterium harbors:
- a CDS encoding type II toxin-antitoxin system HicB family antitoxin, which codes for MEGGDAVRQVIVFRGEDGYWVVECPSLPGCVSQGRTKAEAIANIKEAISGYIEVLEEDHLPVPEERFEAWVVAV
- a CDS encoding plasmid pRiA4b ORF-3 family protein, coding for MKDRPPTVIAGPIYQLKITLKGLRPLIWRRFQVPGDYTLARLHRGIQRVMGWTDSHLHEYIVRGRHYGTPSDEWEGPPVVSERSARLCDVATREKARLVYVYDFGDDWQHDLLVEKIVAPQPGQRYPVCLAGQHACPPEDCGGYPGYVEFLAAISNPKHTEHAEMLEWVGGAFDPWAFDLDGVNRALKRFRQP
- a CDS encoding type II toxin-antitoxin system HicB family antitoxin; the protein is MRYAVVIEKAEANFSAYVPDLPGCVATGATKEEAKQNIREAIRFHVDGLREDGLAIPEPTSVCGYVDA